A window of the Canis lupus baileyi chromosome 1, mCanLup2.hap1, whole genome shotgun sequence genome harbors these coding sequences:
- the ZNF304 gene encoding zinc finger protein 304, which produces MAVPALMYRAQDHVTFEDVFVYFSREEWELLEEAQRLLYRDVMLENFALVASLDCWREADNEETPSEQSVSVGGSQLRTSKSGAFIPKPHLCEVCDPLVKDILHLAKHQGSHPLQKLYTCAPRRRGFLFSANFYQHQKQYSGEDLFRGAAGGTSYVKSCEFHMLGRPFTCREEGMDLLDSSGLFHCQSSVSGMIPYKRTEFMESFPHSTSLGQPQGDHDGLVLFSCTDNGNTFLNTFTLLGNQVSCTEVRPFRCTPCGNMSNEKSALINHRKIHSGETSHVCKECGKAFIHLSHLKTHQKFHTGKRHYTCSECGKAFSRKDTLVQHQRVHTGERSYDCSECGKAYSRSSHLVQHQRIHTGERPYKCSECGKAFSRKDTLVQHQRFHTGERPYECSECGKFFSQSSHLIEHWRIHTGARPYECIECGKFFSHNSSLIKHRRVHTGARSYVCSKCGKAFSCKDTLVQHQIIHTGARPYECSECGKAFSRKDTLVQHQKIHTGERPYECGECGKFFSHSSNLIVHQRIHTGAKPYECSECGKCFSHNSSLILHQRVHTGARPYVCSECGKAYISSSHLVQHKKVHTGARPYECSECGKFFSRNSSLILHQRVHTGEKPYVCSECGKAYSRSSHLVRHQKVHTGEKPHECNSFGGPLVTSLKLV; this is translated from the exons ATGGCTGTCCCGGCGCTGATGTACCGGGCTCAG GACCATGTGACCTTCGAGGATGTGTTCGTGTACTTCTCCCGGGAAGAGTGGGAGCTCCTTGAGGAAGCTCAGAGACTTCTGTACCGTgatgtgatgctggagaacttTGCACTGGTGGCCTCACTGG ATTGTTGGCGTGAAGCAGATAATGAGGAGACACCTTCTGAGCAGAGTGTTTCTGTAGGAGGGTCGCAGCTCAGGACTTCCAAGTCAGGTGCATTTATCCCAAAACCCCACCTGTGTGAGGTGTGTGACCCACTCGTAAAAGATATTTTGCACTTGGCCAAACACCAGGGATCACACCCCTTGCAGAAGCTGTACACATGTGCCCCACGTAGGAGAGGATTCTTGTTCAGTGCAAACTTTTACCAACACCAAAAGCAGTATAGTGGAGAGGATCTCTTCAGAGGGGCTGCTGGTGGGACCTCGTACGTGAAGAGCTGTGAATTCCACATGTTAGGGAGACCCTTTACTtgcagggaggaagggatggaCTTGCTAGATAGCTCTGGCCTCTTCCATTGCCAGTCGTCTGTCAGTGGGATGATTCCATACAAAAGGACTGAGTTCATGGAGTCTTTCCCACACAGCACTAGTCTTGGCCAACCCCAGGGAGACCACGATGGACTGGTGCTTTTCAGTTGCACTGACAATGGGAACACCTTCCTGAATACCTTCACTCTCCTTGGCAATCAGGTAAGTTGTACTGAAGTAAGACCCTTTAGGTGCACACCATGTGGAAATATGTCCAATGAGAAATCAGCTCTTATTAATCACAGAAAAATTCACAGTGGAGAGACATCACATGTGTGTAAAGagtgtggaaaggccttcattcaCCTGTCTCACTTAAAAACGCACCAGAAATTTCACACTGGAAAAAGACATTACACATGCAGCGAATGCGGAAAAGCCTTCAGCCGCAAAGACACACTTGTTCAGCACCagagagttcacactggagaaaggtCTTACGActgcagtgaatgtggaaaagcctaCAGCAGAAGTTCCCACCTTGTTCAGCACCAGAGAATTCACACTGGTGAAAGGCCTTATaagtgcagtgaatgtggaaaagccttcagcCGTAAAGATACACTTGTGCAGCACCAGAGAtttcacactggagaaaggccttaCGAGTGTAGTGAGTGTGGAAAATTCTTTAGCCAAAGCTCCCACCTTATTGAGCACTGGAGAATTCACACTGGGGCAAGGCCTTATGAATGCATTGAATGTGGAAAGTTTTTTAGCCATAACTCCAGCCTCATTAAACATCGGAGAGTCCACACAGGAGCAAGGTCTTACGTGTGCAGCAaatgtgggaaagctttcagCTGCAAAGACACACTTGTTCAGCACCAGATAATTCACACTGGAGCAAGGCCTTATGAATGCAGtgagtgtgggaaagccttcagccGTAAAGACACACTTGTGCAGCACCAGAAAATccacactggagaaaggccttatgagtgTGGTGAATGTGGAAAATTTTTTAGCCATAGCTCCAACCTCATTGTACACCAGAGGATTCACACTGGAGCGAAGCCTTatgagtgcagtgaatgtggaaaatGCTTTAGCCACAATTCCAGCCTCATTCTACACCAGAGGGTTCACACCGGAGCAAGGCCTTATGtgtgcagtgaatgtggaaaagcctaCATTAGTAGCTCCCACCTTGTTCAACACAAGAAAGTTCACACTGGAGCAAGACCTTatgaatgcagtgaatgtgggaaattctTCAGCCGAAATTCTAGCCTCATTCTACATCAGCGGGTTCATACTGGAGAAAAGCCTTATgtgtgcagtgaatgtgggaaagcctacAGTAGAAGTTCCCATCTTGTTCGCCACCAGaaagttcacactggagaaaagccTCATGAATGCAATAGTTTTGGTGGTCCTTTAGTTACATCTCTTAAACTTGTTTAG